From a region of the Arachis ipaensis cultivar K30076 chromosome B09, Araip1.1, whole genome shotgun sequence genome:
- the LOC107619411 gene encoding sucrose transport protein SUC2 (The sequence of the model RefSeq protein was modified relative to this genomic sequence to represent the inferred CDS: added 89 bases not found in genome assembly), producing the protein MESVSATKLHPPHAEEVPVAPPTNQLSSPLRKIITVATLAVGIQFVWALQLTILTPYVQILGTPHMWVSFIWLCGPISGIIVQPLVGFYSDRCTSRFGPRRPFIIAGTLSVVFASFLIGYAADLGHFLGNSDEANLRPRTIAVFIVGFWIIDFANNLLQGPCRAFIADLAAGDHSKTRTGYAFYTLFTAAGNILGSAAGSSGGIHRVLPFTKTASCDEYCADVKTCFLFAVAIQLVLVTVTVTYVKEKPLRITDSVGNGGKGGIGELFGALRELKRPMWILLLVTCFNWFAWFPFLLYNTDWMGVEVYGAQDKKERVYTMGVHAGALGMMLNSIVAGAASLGIGVLARGLRGEKRLWGVVNFLLAVCLAMTVAVSKMAEHSRRYTVAHDGVREPLPPPAGVKAAALTLYSFLGLPFAITCSIPYTLASIFSSAAGAGQGLSLAILNLAVVIPQMVMSVVSGPFDKLFGGNLPSFVLGAVAAAISGILSLFFLPSPPPDFTKAAATSTPAAFH; encoded by the exons ATGGAGTCTGTCAGTGCCACCAAACTTCATCCTCCTCATGCGGAGGAAGTTCCGGTTGCTCCACCGACTAATCAGCTGTCTAGCCCTCTACGTAAGATCATCACCGTCGCGACCCTCGCCGTAGGCATACAATTCGTGTGGGCCCTACAGCTCACCATACTCACACCCTACGTCCAAATACTCGGAACCCCTCACATGTGGGTTTCCTTCATCTGGCTCTGCGGCCCTATCTCCGGCATCATCGTCCAGCCCCTCGTTGGTTTCTATAGCGACCGCTGCACCTCCCGCTTCGGCCCCCGCCGCCCCTTCATTATCGCCGGAACCCTATCCGTTGTCTTCGCCTCCTTCCTCATCGGCTACGCTGCAGACCTAGGCCATTTCCTTGGTAACTCCGACGAAGCCAACCTCCGCCCTCGCACCATTGCCGTTTTCATCGTCGGCTTCTGGATTATCGACTTTGCCAACAACCTCCTCCAGGGACCGTGCCGCGCCTTCATCGCCGACCTCGCCGCCGGAGACCACAGCAAGACCAGAACCGGTTACGCCTTCTACACGCTCTTCACAGCCGCCGGGAACATCCTCGGCTCCGCGGCGGGATCCTCCGGCGGAATCCACCGCGTGCTACCGTTCACAAAAACGGCATCGTGCGACGAGTACTGCGCGGACGTGAAGACGTGCTTCCTCTTCGCCGTTGCGATTCAGCTAGTGCTGGTAACTGTTACTGTTACGTACGTTAAGGAAAAACCGTTACGAATAACGGATTCAGTTGGAAATGGCGGGAAGGGAGGGATTGGGGAATTATTCGGTGCTTTGCGGGAACTCAAGAGACCAATGTGGATCCTATTGTTGGTGACGTGTTTCAATTGGTTCGCGTGGTTTCCGTTTTTACTGTACAACACTGATTGGATGGGGGTTGAAGTGTACGGTGCGCAGGATAAGAAGGAGAGGGTGTACACTATGGGGGTGCACGCGGGTGCGTTGGGCATGATGTTGAATTCCATTGTGGCGGGTGCCGCGTCGTTGG GTGGCGGTTTCTAAGATGGCCGAGCATTCTCGGCGGTATACGGTGGCTCATGACGGGGTTCGGGAGCCACTGCCGCCTCCTGCGGGAGTCAAGGCAGCTGCGTTGACTCTTTACTCCTTTCTTGGGCTCCCATTCGCG ATTACTTGTAGCATACCCTATACTCTAGCATCTATATTCTCCAGCGCAGCAGGGGCAGGCCAAG GGCTATCCCTTGCAATTCTGAATCTTGCAGTTGTGATACCACAG ATGGTGATGTCTGTGGTTAGTGGACCGTTTGATAAACTTTTTGGTGGTAACTTGCCATCGTTTGTGTTGGGTGCTGTGGCAGCTGCAATCAGTGGAATACTATCATTGTTTTTCCTTCCTTCTCCCCCGCCTGATTTCACCAAAGCTGCTGCAACCTCCACCCCTGCTGCCTTCCACTAA